One window of Cellulomonas shaoxiangyii genomic DNA carries:
- a CDS encoding helix-turn-helix transcriptional regulator — protein sequence MVTPTASARPGPVLVAEPGAGPAADHAAGTSADHDAGTRRRVLQIVATDGPVSAADLATALDLAAAGVRRHLAALEHAGQVTVHVGGGGARGRGRPARRYVVTGHGQGTLSQRYAEIAADALRFLADAAGPEAVERFAEQRVRELETRHAAAVAAAGDDVTARTHALADALARDGYAASARPVPGTGALQLCQGHCPVQDVAAEFPQLCEAETRAFGRLLGVHVQRLSTLPSGGHVCTTSVPTRRPTGGP from the coding sequence GTGGTCACACCCACCGCGTCCGCGCGCCCCGGACCCGTGCTCGTGGCCGAGCCCGGTGCGGGTCCCGCCGCGGACCACGCCGCGGGGACGAGCGCCGACCACGACGCCGGCACGCGCCGTCGCGTGCTGCAGATCGTGGCCACCGACGGCCCGGTCAGCGCCGCCGACCTCGCGACGGCGCTCGACCTCGCCGCCGCCGGCGTCCGCCGCCACCTCGCGGCGCTCGAGCACGCCGGTCAGGTCACCGTGCACGTGGGCGGCGGCGGGGCCAGGGGTCGCGGCCGGCCCGCCCGGCGCTACGTCGTCACCGGGCACGGCCAGGGCACGCTGTCGCAGCGGTACGCCGAGATCGCGGCGGACGCGCTGCGCTTCCTCGCCGACGCGGCCGGTCCGGAGGCCGTGGAGCGCTTCGCGGAGCAGCGCGTGCGCGAGCTCGAGACCCGGCACGCCGCGGCCGTCGCGGCCGCCGGCGACGACGTCACCGCGCGCACGCACGCCCTCGCCGACGCGCTCGCGCGGGACGGGTACGCCGCGTCGGCGCGCCCCGTCCCCGGCACGGGCGCACTGCAGCTGTGCCAGGGCCACTGCCCCGTGCAGGACGTCGCCGCCGAGTTCCCGCAGCTGTGCGAGGCGGAGACGCGCGCGTTCGGCCGGCTCCTGGGCGTGCACGTCCAGCGCCTGTCCACCCTCCCGTCCGGAGGGCACGTGTGCACCACGAGCGTGCCCACCCGCAGACCGACGGGCGGACCGTGA
- the sufB gene encoding Fe-S cluster assembly protein SufB — protein MSAPTDETATRPAATEPLSQDEAIASLGNYTYGWHDPDVAGAVARRGLSEDVVRDISRLKNEPEWMLRTRLKALRLFDKKPMPWWGADLSGIHFDNIKYFVRSTEKQATSWEDLPEDIRNTYDRLGIPEAEKQRLVSGVAAQYESEVVYHQIQESLEEQGVIFLDTDTGLREHPEIFEQYFGSVIPSGDNKFASLNTAVWSGGSFVYVPPGVHVEIPLQAYFRINTENMGQFERTLIIADEGSYVHYVEGCTAPIYQSDSLHSAVVEIVVKKNARVRYTTIQNWSNNVYNLVTKRATVAEGGTMEWVDGNIGSKVTMKYPAIYLMGEHARGETLSIAFAGEGQHQDAGSKMVHAAPHTSSSIVSKSVARGGGRTSYRGLVQILEGASHSASNVLCDALLVDQISRSDTYPYVDVREDDVSMGHEATVSRVSEDQLFYLMSRGMAETEAMAMIVRGFIEPIARELPMEYALELNRLIELQMEGAVG, from the coding sequence ATGAGCGCACCCACGGACGAGACGGCCACCCGGCCGGCGGCCACCGAGCCGCTGAGCCAGGACGAGGCCATCGCCTCCCTCGGCAACTACACCTACGGCTGGCACGACCCGGACGTCGCCGGCGCGGTCGCGCGCCGCGGCCTGTCCGAGGACGTCGTGCGCGACATCTCGCGGCTGAAGAACGAGCCCGAGTGGATGCTCAGGACGCGCCTGAAGGCGCTGCGCCTGTTCGACAAGAAGCCCATGCCGTGGTGGGGCGCCGACCTGTCCGGCATCCACTTCGACAACATCAAGTACTTCGTGCGCTCCACGGAGAAGCAGGCCACCAGCTGGGAGGACCTGCCCGAGGACATCAGGAACACGTACGACCGGCTCGGCATCCCGGAGGCGGAGAAGCAGCGCCTCGTCTCGGGCGTGGCCGCGCAGTACGAGTCCGAGGTCGTGTACCACCAGATCCAGGAGTCGCTCGAGGAGCAGGGCGTCATCTTCCTCGACACCGACACGGGCCTGCGCGAGCACCCGGAGATCTTCGAGCAGTACTTCGGCTCCGTGATCCCGTCCGGGGACAACAAGTTCGCGTCGCTGAACACCGCCGTGTGGTCGGGCGGCTCGTTCGTCTACGTGCCGCCGGGCGTGCACGTCGAGATCCCGCTGCAGGCCTACTTCCGCATCAACACGGAGAACATGGGCCAGTTCGAGCGGACCCTGATCATCGCGGACGAGGGCTCGTACGTGCACTACGTCGAGGGCTGCACCGCGCCGATCTACCAGTCGGACTCGCTGCACTCGGCCGTCGTCGAGATCGTCGTGAAGAAGAACGCCCGCGTGCGCTACACGACGATCCAGAACTGGTCGAACAACGTCTACAACCTCGTGACCAAGCGCGCCACGGTCGCCGAGGGCGGGACGATGGAGTGGGTCGACGGCAACATCGGCTCCAAGGTCACGATGAAGTACCCCGCCATCTACCTCATGGGCGAGCACGCCCGCGGCGAGACGCTGTCCATCGCGTTCGCCGGCGAGGGCCAGCACCAGGACGCCGGCTCGAAGATGGTGCACGCGGCCCCGCACACCTCGAGCTCGATCGTCTCGAAGTCGGTCGCGCGCGGCGGTGGCCGCACGTCCTACCGCGGGCTCGTGCAGATCCTCGAGGGGGCCTCGCACTCCGCGTCGAACGTGCTGTGCGACGCGCTCCTGGTCGACCAGATCTCCCGCTCCGACACGTACCCGTACGTCGACGTCCGCGAGGACGACGTGTCGATGGGCCACGAGGCGACCGTGTCGCGCGTGAGCGAGGACCAGCTGTTCTACCTGATGTCCCGGGGCATGGCCGAGACCGAGGCCATGGCGATGATCGTGCGCGGGTTCATCGAGCCCATCGCG